The Drosophila mauritiana strain mau12 chromosome 2R, ASM438214v1, whole genome shotgun sequence genome has a segment encoding these proteins:
- the LOC117135626 gene encoding pre-mRNA-splicing regulator female-lethal(2)D isoform X1, translating into MSVAAMTMDDQRPCMNSYDKMPPTKYEQNLNILNSSQNSGATGGPASPTPSGLEDHHHHHHPHPHHHHHQEQQQQQQHLQQQQQQQQQQHAAAVAEAVAAAEQRQRLLEDEIENLKLEQVRMAQQCADAQRREKILMRRLANKEQEFQDYVSQIAEYKAQQAPTALALRTALLDPAVNLLFERLKKELKATKAKLEETQNELSAWKFTPDSNTGKRLMAKCRLLYQENEELGKMTSNGRLAKLETELAMQKSFSEEVKKSQSELDDFLQELDEDVEGMQSTILFLQQELKTTRDRIQALEKENAQLKQAIKDEVVAPAAATNGGTNKTINKLETIHEDACMANNPTNPDCYNGNTNNEQIAAVPQIPPSDDGSNMNGNAARLARKRNYQEEETPPTVVVVPTPTPVGNNVQEAPPIREVTAPRTLPPKKSKLRGITTRRNSQLEEDHQPVTTPVAVPMIVDNAVAGMASEEAAAAAAAVNNSNTGILPETGVPVGVPVEGGDPAAPAAPGRILTRRRSVRMQQNGSGAVDYST; encoded by the exons ATGAGTGTCGCTGCAATGACTATGGACGATCAAAGACCCTGTATGAACAGTTACGACAAAATGCCCCCGACCAAATACGAGCAAAACCTAAATATCCTAAACAGCAGCCAAAACAGTGGGGCCACTGGCGGCCCCGCCTCCCCAACGCCCTCCGGCTTGGAGgaccaccatcatcatcaccatccgcatccgcaccatcatcaccatcaggagcagcagcagcaacagcaacacttgcagcagcagcaacaacagcagcagcagcaacacgcAGCAGCTGTTGCAGAGGCTGTTGCAGCCGCCGAACAGCGACAGCGCTTGCTCGAAG ATGAGATCGAGAATCTCAAGCTGGAACAGGTCCGCATGGCTCAGCAATGCGCGGACGCCCAGCGACGCGAGAAGATCCTCATGCGACGGCTGGCCAACAAGGAGCAGGAATTCCAGGACTATGTG AGCCAAATTGCCGAGTACAAGGCCCAACAGGCGCCGACTGCCCTGGCATTGCGCACTGCTCTACTCGATCCTGCGGTCAATCTCCTGTTCGAACGGCTAAAGAAGGAACTTAAGGCCACCAAGGCCAAGCTGGAGGAGACCCAGAACGAGCTGTCCGCCTGGAAGTTCACGCCGGACTCTAATACCGGCAAACGCCTAATGGCCAAGTGCCGACTGCTCTATCAGGAGAACGAGGAGCTGGGCAAGATGACCTCCAACGGCAGACTGGCCAAGCTGGAGACCGAACTGGCCATGCAGAAGAGCTTCAGCGAAGAGGTCAAGAAATCGCAGTCAG AGTTGGACGACTTTCTGCAGGAGCTGGACGAGGATGTGGAGGGCATGCAGAGCACCATTCTGTTTTTGCAGCAAGAACTAAAGACCACACGCGATCGCATACAAGCGCTTGAGAAGGAGAACGCCCAGTTAAAACAGGCCATCAAGGATGAGGTTGTGGCTCCTGCGGCTGCCACCAACGGCGGCACCAACAAGACGATAAACAAGCTAGAGACCATTCACGAGGACGCTTGCATGGCGAATAACCCAACGAATCCGGATTGTTACAATGGCAATACCAACAACGAACAGATCGCGGCCGTGCCACAGATACCACCATCGGATGATGGCAGCAATATGAACGGAAATGCAGCGCGATTAGCCCGCAAGCGAAACTACCAAGAGGAGGAGACCCCTCCAACGGTAGTGGTGGTGCCGACTCCCACTCCAGTAGGAAATAACGTCCAGGAAGCACCTCCCATCAGGGAAGTTACCGCCCCACGTACTCTGCCGCCCAAAAAGTCCAAGCTGCGAGGCATTACCACGCGTCGCAACTCCCAGCTGGAGGAGGATCATCAGCCCGTTACAACGCCAGTGGCCGTCCCCATGATCGTGGACAACGCTGTGGCCGGAATGGCGAGCGAAGaggctgctgccgccgctgcggCGGTTAATAACAGCAATACGGGAATACTCCCGGAAACGGGAGTGCCAGTGGGTGTCCCAGTTGAGGGCGGCGATCCAGCTGCTCCGGCGGCACCGGGCCGCATCCTGACCCGTCGTCGGTCCGTCCGCATGCAGCAGAACGGCAGCGGAGCCGTCGACTACTCCACCTAA
- the LOC117135626 gene encoding pre-mRNA-splicing regulator female-lethal(2)D isoform X2 codes for MAQQCADAQRREKILMRRLANKEQEFQDYVSQIAEYKAQQAPTALALRTALLDPAVNLLFERLKKELKATKAKLEETQNELSAWKFTPDSNTGKRLMAKCRLLYQENEELGKMTSNGRLAKLETELAMQKSFSEEVKKSQSELDDFLQELDEDVEGMQSTILFLQQELKTTRDRIQALEKENAQLKQAIKDEVVAPAAATNGGTNKTINKLETIHEDACMANNPTNPDCYNGNTNNEQIAAVPQIPPSDDGSNMNGNAARLARKRNYQEEETPPTVVVVPTPTPVGNNVQEAPPIREVTAPRTLPPKKSKLRGITTRRNSQLEEDHQPVTTPVAVPMIVDNAVAGMASEEAAAAAAAVNNSNTGILPETGVPVGVPVEGGDPAAPAAPGRILTRRRSVRMQQNGSGAVDYST; via the exons ATGGCTCAGCAATGCGCGGACGCCCAGCGACGCGAGAAGATCCTCATGCGACGGCTGGCCAACAAGGAGCAGGAATTCCAGGACTATGTG AGCCAAATTGCCGAGTACAAGGCCCAACAGGCGCCGACTGCCCTGGCATTGCGCACTGCTCTACTCGATCCTGCGGTCAATCTCCTGTTCGAACGGCTAAAGAAGGAACTTAAGGCCACCAAGGCCAAGCTGGAGGAGACCCAGAACGAGCTGTCCGCCTGGAAGTTCACGCCGGACTCTAATACCGGCAAACGCCTAATGGCCAAGTGCCGACTGCTCTATCAGGAGAACGAGGAGCTGGGCAAGATGACCTCCAACGGCAGACTGGCCAAGCTGGAGACCGAACTGGCCATGCAGAAGAGCTTCAGCGAAGAGGTCAAGAAATCGCAGTCAG AGTTGGACGACTTTCTGCAGGAGCTGGACGAGGATGTGGAGGGCATGCAGAGCACCATTCTGTTTTTGCAGCAAGAACTAAAGACCACACGCGATCGCATACAAGCGCTTGAGAAGGAGAACGCCCAGTTAAAACAGGCCATCAAGGATGAGGTTGTGGCTCCTGCGGCTGCCACCAACGGCGGCACCAACAAGACGATAAACAAGCTAGAGACCATTCACGAGGACGCTTGCATGGCGAATAACCCAACGAATCCGGATTGTTACAATGGCAATACCAACAACGAACAGATCGCGGCCGTGCCACAGATACCACCATCGGATGATGGCAGCAATATGAACGGAAATGCAGCGCGATTAGCCCGCAAGCGAAACTACCAAGAGGAGGAGACCCCTCCAACGGTAGTGGTGGTGCCGACTCCCACTCCAGTAGGAAATAACGTCCAGGAAGCACCTCCCATCAGGGAAGTTACCGCCCCACGTACTCTGCCGCCCAAAAAGTCCAAGCTGCGAGGCATTACCACGCGTCGCAACTCCCAGCTGGAGGAGGATCATCAGCCCGTTACAACGCCAGTGGCCGTCCCCATGATCGTGGACAACGCTGTGGCCGGAATGGCGAGCGAAGaggctgctgccgccgctgcggCGGTTAATAACAGCAATACGGGAATACTCCCGGAAACGGGAGTGCCAGTGGGTGTCCCAGTTGAGGGCGGCGATCCAGCTGCTCCGGCGGCACCGGGCCGCATCCTGACCCGTCGTCGGTCCGTCCGCATGCAGCAGAACGGCAGCGGAGCCGTCGACTACTCCACCTAA